The Aureimonas populi genome includes the window ATGCGCGCGGCGTAGGCGACAACAAGGGCCAGCACCTGGCCCAGTTGCTCGCCATGGAATCCTGGCTGGCGGTGCATGGCGAGCTGCCCTGCAACGTCATCTTCCTCCTGGAAGGCGAGGAGGAGGTGGGCAGTCCGCACATCGCCGAGTTCGTGCGCACGCACGCGCACAGGCTGAAGGCCGATCTCGTCGTCACCTCGGACGGGCCGCTGCATATTTCGGGCCGGCCGATCGTCGTCTTCGGCGTGCGCGGCATGGTGAGCTTCGACCTCACGGTGCGCACGGCCGGCCGCGACACGCATTCGGGCAATTACGGCGGCGTCATGCCGAACGCGATCTGGACGCTGGTCCACCTTCTCTCCACGATGAAGACGCCGGACGGACGGATCACGATCGAGGGACTTCACGACGCCATCCTGCCGCCCACGCTGGCCGAGCGGGAGGCGGCGGCCGCCCTGCCGGACAGCGTCGAGGACGTGATGGCCGAGCTTGCGATGGCAAGGCTCGATGCCCCGGCGGACCGCCCCTTCGCGGACCGGCTGATGTTCCATCCCACCCTGACGATCAACGGCCTGCACGGCGGCTATGGCGGGCCGGGATCGAAAGCGGTGCTGCCCTGCCAGGCCATAGCCAAGTGCGACATCCGCCTCGTCGAGGCGATGACGCCCGAGGACGTTCTCGACAAGGTCGAGGCCCATGTCGCGCGCCATGCCCCCGAGGTGTCGGTCGTGCGCCGCGCCGGAATGCTGCCCTCCAGGACGCCCATGACTTCGCCCCACGCCGATGCGCTCGTGGCGGCGATCATCGACGTCCACGCCGTGGCCCCCCTGCTCTACCCGGCCCTCGGCGGCAGCCTGCCCGACTACGTCTTCACGAAGATCCTGGGCACGCCAGCCTTCGTCGTCCCTTACGCCAATGCCGACGAGGCCAACCATGCGCCGAACGAGAACCTGAAGATCGAATGCTTCTTCAACGGCATTCAAACGGGCGCCGCGATCATGGCAAGGCTCGGCGAGCTTCAGCCGAATGGCGGGGTTTCATGAACCGATTCCAGGTGCCCGCCTGGCCGTCTCGTTCAAACTCCGGCAACGGGGTCCGCCGCCCGGAGGAGCGGCAACCCCGCCTTGCCGGACAGCTCGGCCCGGCTGCCAGCCTTCGCGGAAGTGGGGGAAGCACTCACTCCTTTGGAGGAGGAGTTGAATATTCTTGAGTTTCGTCAGCCCTTGGCCAATGCGTCCAGGGCAACTTTCGCTGCGTTGCCGACATGGGCCACGGCCAATGTCCGGGCCTTCGCGGCATCCCTTGCGACGAGGGCCTCCACCAATGCACCCAGTTCGCGGATGCTCTCTTCTACGCGACCCGGCGCCTGCAGCGACATCGCGCGTAGAAGCATGATGCGTGAATTCAGGAAATGCAGGCTCGTGCCGAGCGCGCTGTTTCCCGAACCTGTCAAAAGGCTTTCGTAGAAGGCATTCTTGGCGCGGAGCCGGTCCAGGCTGCTCGCCCCGACCGATGCGGCCTTCAATGTGGCGAAGGCTTCTCGCAGACGCGCCTGGGCAGCGTCGTCGGCCGCTTCGGCGAACAGTTCGCTCGCCAGCCCCTCCAGTTCGGCGCGGACGCGGTAGATATCCTGCGCTTCCTTGACCGAGAGCTTGGCGACGACCGGCCCCCGGTGAGGCACGACCTGGACGAGCCCCTCGGATTCCAGTTGCCGCAACGCTTCACGCACCAGTGTACGGCTGACCCCCGTGATCTCGCACAGAACGCGCTCCGGCATCCGCTCTCCCGGCCGGAAATGACCGAGCGCGATGGCATTGCGGATACTGTCCGTAACACCGTGCCGCAGAGGCGCGGCCTGCCTCTCCACTTTGAGATCGAGCATTGCATCTAGGGTCAAAAGGATTGTCCGATTGTGATAGCGACCCCGTGAATGTAGCGGAGCGATGCCGCCTGTCAAAATGACACTCGCGCGGGTTGTGATGCGCGAGTGCCGCAACGTCGAGCAAAATTCCGCTCACTCCTTGCCGAGAGCCTCGCGCACCTGTGCGACATAGGCTTCGCCGTCGATCCCCAGCTCCGAGGCCCGAGCATACCATGAGCTGTAGGCCGAACCGGCAATGTCGGGCGCGCTGGCCTCAGCCTTCAACTCGTCCGAGGCGACCCATAGCTCGGAGCCCAGCGATTCGATCCGCTCCACCGCGCGATCGATATAGGTCTGATAGGTAGCGAACGCTTCTTCCTGAAGCTCAAGCGCCGCGGTCTCGATCGGCCCCTTCAGATCGTCCGGCAATTCCGCCCAGGTGTCGGCATTGATGAGGATGACCCAGCCCGTCACGGGCGACATCGCCCAGTCCTGAACGTGGGGCGCCACGCGCGGCAACTCGAAGGCCGCCCCCACGCAGATCGAGGTGAAGACCCCGTCGATCACGCCCCGCTCCAAGGCGGGGGTGACTTCGGAGGTAGGCATCGGCACCGGCAGCGCACCGAGCGCGCTCATCAGCTCGGCGGTCTGCGGATTGTGGATGCGAATGCGCTTGCCGCGAAAGTCCTCCACCGTATGGATCGGCGTCTTGGAGAACAATGCCGTGGGGCACCACGCGCCGTCGGCCAACATCACCGCGTTCCAGTTGTCGCGCCAGATGGTCTTGACGTCCTCGCGCCAGAACGCCTCACGCACGGCTACATACTCATCGATATCGTTGATGAGACCGGGCAGGTTGAAGATGCCCATGCGAGGATCTTCGGACGAGATGTAGGTGTGCAGCGCGGCGGACATGGGCAGGCGGCCGTCCCGCACGGCGTTGGCCACCTGGTTGGCCGCCACGAGGGAATCGCTAACCGTCACCTCCACGCGGCCCTCGGTCGCTTCTGCGATCCGCTCCGGCAGGCTTTGGGTCATCGCGGTATAGACGTCACCGGGCGACGTGATGACGCCCATGGTGAAATCATAGTCCGGCCTTTGCTGGGCGACGGCGCCGACAGCGCTCAGCCCCAGCCCCGCAGCGGCCGCTCCGGCCAACAGGCGCATCAAACCCGACTTCATCTTCCTTGCCCTCCGCTCGACTTGCGTGCCTGCGGCGCGCGGCTTCCTTGCCGGCACACCGCACCTCCACCACGCGACTTATCGTGATACAAGCATACGATAATACATTCTGTTGCCTGTCAAGCGATGGGCGTGTTACGAGACTGCCCGGGCGGGATGGATCGAGGCCCTGGCGGGAGGACGAGGGAATGGCTCAAGCGCTTGGACAGGAGGTCGGCGAAGTCGTGCCGGTGATGGCCACGAACAGGCTGCCGGATGACGGCCTGAAGGGCGGCCTCCTGATGGAAGGGATCGATGCTGTGACGCGGGGCGCGGGGCTCCTGTCGGCCGTCACGCTTCTCTTCATGACCCTGATCGTGGTCTACGAGGTCGTAATGCGCTCGGCCTTCAACCAGCCCACGGTCTGGGTAGCGGAGATCAGCGTCTATGCCTTCGTGGCGCTGGTTTTCCTCGGCCTGGCGGTGGGACAGCGCGAATCCGCCCACATCCAGGTCGAGGTGCTGATCGACAGCGTCTCGGCCCCGACGCGGCGCACGCTGGAGCTGATCGGCGCCTGGCTCGGCCTCATCTTCGCAAGCATCACCGGCTGGGAGATGTACTGCTTCGCGGTTTCCGAATACGTCAATGGAACGCGCGACTGGGGACTGCTCGCCACGCCGCAATGGATTCCCCAGACGCCGGTCGTCATCGGCTACCTCCTCTTCTGCGCGGCGCTGCTCCGCGAGATCTGCATGAAAAGCGCGCCGGAGGCGGCGTGGCGGCGCATGGCGCTGCCGGCGGTGCTGCTCGCCATCATGCTCGCGCTCGCCCTGATGGGGCGCACCGACATCCAAGTGGCGGGAACGCGCATGGACTGGGCTACCCTCACGATCATGGGCGGCGCCGTTCTGGGCGCGTTCCTCTGGAACGGCTTGAGGGTCGGGCTCTGCGTACTCGTGATCATCGCCGTCCTGGGTGGGCTCTTCTACCTGTCATTGTCCATGTCGCTGCTGGCGACGGGCCTTATCCTCGTGGCCGCCCTCATGTTCCTTCTAGCGATCGGCGTGCCCGTTGGTGTCACCTTGGGCATGATCGGGCTCTTCGGCCTTCTCTTCATGATCCGTACGCCGCAGCTGCCGATGCTGTCGGATCGCTCCTGGACCTCGATCAACTCCTTCACCCTCACCGCCGTGCCCACCTTCGTGCTTATGGGCTCACTTCTCGTGCAGAGCGGCGTGACGGTGAAGCTGTTCGACATGCTCGTCATCTGGTTCGGGCGCACCCGCGCCGGGCTCGGCCACGCGACGGTCGGCGCCTCGGCCGTCTTCGCGGCCGTGTCCGGCTCCAGCCTCGCCACGGCCGCGACGCTCGGGCGCGTGGCCGCGCCGGAGATGACGGC containing:
- a CDS encoding M20/M25/M40 family metallo-hydrolase; its protein translation is MSVSTSRPRPAGLDAVREHIRRNEQDFLARLLDYVRHPSISAQNKGIAEVSQILVDMLRGLGMEAEAVETAGHPMVLGRRGDDPRKPTVLFYGHYDVQPPEPFEEWISPPFEPTIRDGRVYARGVGDNKGQHLAQLLAMESWLAVHGELPCNVIFLLEGEEEVGSPHIAEFVRTHAHRLKADLVVTSDGPLHISGRPIVVFGVRGMVSFDLTVRTAGRDTHSGNYGGVMPNAIWTLVHLLSTMKTPDGRITIEGLHDAILPPTLAEREAAAALPDSVEDVMAELAMARLDAPADRPFADRLMFHPTLTINGLHGGYGGPGSKAVLPCQAIAKCDIRLVEAMTPEDVLDKVEAHVARHAPEVSVVRRAGMLPSRTPMTSPHADALVAAIIDVHAVAPLLYPALGGSLPDYVFTKILGTPAFVVPYANADEANHAPNENLKIECFFNGIQTGAAIMARLGELQPNGGVS
- a CDS encoding GntR family transcriptional regulator, with amino-acid sequence MLDLKVERQAAPLRHGVTDSIRNAIALGHFRPGERMPERVLCEITGVSRTLVREALRQLESEGLVQVVPHRGPVVAKLSVKEAQDIYRVRAELEGLASELFAEAADDAAQARLREAFATLKAASVGASSLDRLRAKNAFYESLLTGSGNSALGTSLHFLNSRIMLLRAMSLQAPGRVEESIRELGALVEALVARDAAKARTLAVAHVGNAAKVALDALAKG
- a CDS encoding TRAP transporter large permease subunit; this encodes MAQALGQEVGEVVPVMATNRLPDDGLKGGLLMEGIDAVTRGAGLLSAVTLLFMTLIVVYEVVMRSAFNQPTVWVAEISVYAFVALVFLGLAVGQRESAHIQVEVLIDSVSAPTRRTLELIGAWLGLIFASITGWEMYCFAVSEYVNGTRDWGLLATPQWIPQTPVVIGYLLFCAALLREICMKSAPEAAWRRMALPAVLLAIMLALALMGRTDIQVAGTRMDWATLTIMGGAVLGAFLWNGLRVGLCVLVIIAVLGGLFYLSLSMSLLATGLILVAALMFLLAIGVPVGVTLGMIGLFGLLFMIRTPQLPMLSDRSWTSINSFTLTAVPTFVLMGSLLVQSGVTVKLFDMLVIWFGRTRAGLGHATVGASAVFAAVSGSSLATAATLGRVAAPEMTARGYSNRLTYGLVAAGATLGILIPPSIAMIIYGNTVGAPITVLFVAGIVPGVLLAALFALIVVVWSYVSPSSVPVGDRYPMSEKLGSLVAVLPFLLLIMAVLGSLYFGIATPTEAGAVGAIAALVLCIQQGRMTLPLLYKVLYDTVAVTSFIMLIVVGASIFGWVFDFLRLPRELVGVVTGWDLQPWMVVAMIAVFYLILGMFIESISMMLMTLSVTFPIIVALGLDPIWFGIVLVILVEIGLVTPPVGIVLFILRGMSGVPLRDITIGVLPFVALMLAFIALLYVFPEIVLWLPRQMS
- a CDS encoding TRAP transporter substrate-binding protein, coding for MKSGLMRLLAGAAAAGLGLSAVGAVAQQRPDYDFTMGVITSPGDVYTAMTQSLPERIAEATEGRVEVTVSDSLVAANQVANAVRDGRLPMSAALHTYISSEDPRMGIFNLPGLINDIDEYVAVREAFWREDVKTIWRDNWNAVMLADGAWCPTALFSKTPIHTVEDFRGKRIRIHNPQTAELMSALGALPVPMPTSEVTPALERGVIDGVFTSICVGAAFELPRVAPHVQDWAMSPVTGWVILINADTWAELPDDLKGPIETAALELQEEAFATYQTYIDRAVERIESLGSELWVASDELKAEASAPDIAGSAYSSWYARASELGIDGEAYVAQVREALGKE